A genome region from Pygocentrus nattereri isolate fPygNat1 chromosome 6, fPygNat1.pri, whole genome shotgun sequence includes the following:
- the dipk2b gene encoding divergent protein kinase domain 2B isoform X1 encodes MALRGQEQRQAAEGLSGPWLNVWFLCFALPLVASNPSLEPEAKSDSFGRHFLGLDKCNACVGTSICKKFLKEQIRFERWLSSQHNLPSANSTFYEGNYTDDSESWRPVVLSRLVSPHLHDLADKSICKSAGKRKSCSIEAVLRATQRFQNWTQSNLLLPSMVQGLTPPMLRCPSQRLLDRIVRRYFEVVDVGSVQMKHFTTKDRLRLLYTLAVNQQPLILQMFPGMEGWPFPRYHGSCGRLMVWAGSRPLKKLYSSPLAQRADAAYQLLHITQSLASNSLRFNLYYTTASEDMFGTVEDGRLLIMDASTIGIIDLQEGFHSEENPQANHRDVFSCLGSSCQQTLPCESVRSSQSFILLCRHVLPKLLSPADVRSARLPKKAIMELAVCADHSQSDQRIFKAVQTLQDTLQALRPCSKDYGYRYPECKYSDKF; translated from the exons ATGGCACTGAGGGGGCAGGAGCAGAGGCAGGCCGCAGAAGGGCTATCAGGGCCATGGCTGAATGTTTGGTTTCTCTGCTTTGCGCTGCCTCTGGTGGCCTCAAACCCTTCACTTGAACCAGAGGCCAAATCCGACAGCTTCGGGAGACATTTCCTGGGTTTGGATAAATGCAATGCCTGTGTGGGCACCTCCATATGCAAGAAGTTTTTAAAAGAGCAGATAAG ATTTGAAAGGTGGCTGTCCTCTCAGCATAATCTACCCTCAGCCAACAGTACATTCTATGAAGGGAACTACACAGATGACTCGGAGAGCTGGAGGCCTGTGGTGCTGTCCCGCCTGGTGTCCCCCCACCTGCATGACTTGGCtgacaaaagtatttgcaaGTCAGCAGGCAAAAGGAAATCCTGTAGCATTGAGGCTGTTCTGAGAGCTACACAGCGCTTCCAGAACTGGACACAGTCCAATCTGCTGCTGCCCAGCATGGTGCAG GGTCTGACCCCTCCAATGCTGCGCTGTCCATCTCAGAGGCTGCTGGACCGAATCGTGCGCCGCTATTTTGAGGTGGTCGATGTGGGCAGTGTGCAGATGAAGCACTTCACCACTAAGGACAGACTCCGCCTTCTCTACACCCTGGCTGTCAATCAGCAGCCTCTTATATTACAG ATGTTTCCAGGCATGGAGGGCTGGCCATTCCCCCGCTATCACGGCTCTTGTGGCAGGCTGATGGTGTGGGCAGGCTCCAGGCCTTTGAAGAAGCTATACTCATCCCCGCTGGCACAGCGGGCGGACGCAGCCTACCAACTCCTCCACATCACCCAGAGCCTGGCCTCCAACAGCCTCCGCTTCAACCTCTACTACACCACGGCTTCAGAAGACATGTTCGGCACCGTGGAGGATGGCAGGCTTCTCATCATGGATGCCAGCACCATCGGAATCATCGACTTGCAGGAGG GATTCCACAGTGAAGAAAACCCACAGGCCAACCACAGGGACGTCTTCTCCTGTCTGGGCAGCTCCTGTCAGCAGACGCTTCCCTGTGAAAGTGTTCGCTCCTCTCAGAGTTTCATTCTGCTCTGCAGACATGTCCTCCCCAAGCTGCTCTCCCCTGCAGATGTGCGATCAGCCAGACTGCCCAAAAAGGCCATCATGGAGCTGGCTGTCTGTGCAGACCACTCACAGTCCGACCAAAGGATATTTAAGGCTGTCCAAACACTGCAAGACACACTACAGGCCTTAAGGCCATGCAGTAAGGATTATGGATATAGATATCCTGAGTGCAAGTACAGCGACAAGTTCTAG
- the dipk2b gene encoding divergent protein kinase domain 2B isoform X2 has protein sequence MALRGQEQRQAAEGLSGPWLNVWFLCFALPLVASNPSLEPEAKSDSFGRHFLGLDKCNACVGTSICKKFLKEQIRFERWLSSQHNLPSANSTFYEGNYTDDSESWRPVVLSRLVSPHLHDLADKSICKSAGKRKSCSIEAVLRATQRFQNWTQSNLLLPSMVQGLTPPMLRCPSQRLLDRIVRRYFEVVDVGSVQMKHFTTKDRLRLLYTLAVNQQPLILQMFPGMEGWPFPRYHGSCGRLMVWAGSRPLKKLYSSPLAQRADAAYQLLHITQSLASNSLRFNLYYTTASEDMFGTVEDGRLLIMDASTIGIIDLQEVCVFSCKVVLSQPKQSEQRWSSAPSSPAGSILRTWQGCIDKQLGASSLCGICYRNQWCGTGSLFLNIRKGYVAFQRVILRTVNVNVKTWRMAEVRPVKTRAREQTEHIT, from the exons ATGGCACTGAGGGGGCAGGAGCAGAGGCAGGCCGCAGAAGGGCTATCAGGGCCATGGCTGAATGTTTGGTTTCTCTGCTTTGCGCTGCCTCTGGTGGCCTCAAACCCTTCACTTGAACCAGAGGCCAAATCCGACAGCTTCGGGAGACATTTCCTGGGTTTGGATAAATGCAATGCCTGTGTGGGCACCTCCATATGCAAGAAGTTTTTAAAAGAGCAGATAAG ATTTGAAAGGTGGCTGTCCTCTCAGCATAATCTACCCTCAGCCAACAGTACATTCTATGAAGGGAACTACACAGATGACTCGGAGAGCTGGAGGCCTGTGGTGCTGTCCCGCCTGGTGTCCCCCCACCTGCATGACTTGGCtgacaaaagtatttgcaaGTCAGCAGGCAAAAGGAAATCCTGTAGCATTGAGGCTGTTCTGAGAGCTACACAGCGCTTCCAGAACTGGACACAGTCCAATCTGCTGCTGCCCAGCATGGTGCAG GGTCTGACCCCTCCAATGCTGCGCTGTCCATCTCAGAGGCTGCTGGACCGAATCGTGCGCCGCTATTTTGAGGTGGTCGATGTGGGCAGTGTGCAGATGAAGCACTTCACCACTAAGGACAGACTCCGCCTTCTCTACACCCTGGCTGTCAATCAGCAGCCTCTTATATTACAG ATGTTTCCAGGCATGGAGGGCTGGCCATTCCCCCGCTATCACGGCTCTTGTGGCAGGCTGATGGTGTGGGCAGGCTCCAGGCCTTTGAAGAAGCTATACTCATCCCCGCTGGCACAGCGGGCGGACGCAGCCTACCAACTCCTCCACATCACCCAGAGCCTGGCCTCCAACAGCCTCCGCTTCAACCTCTACTACACCACGGCTTCAGAAGACATGTTCGGCACCGTGGAGGATGGCAGGCTTCTCATCATGGATGCCAGCACCATCGGAATCATCGACTTGCAGGAGG TTTGTGTATTTTCCTGTAAGGTGGTGCTGAGCCAGCCGAaacagtcagaacagagatgGAGCAGCGCCCCCTCCAGTCCAGCGGGGTCGATTCTCCGTACTTGGCAGGGTTGCATAGACAAACAGCTTGGAGCCAGCAGCCTTTGTGGGATTTGCTACAGAAACCAGTGGTGTGGAACTGGGTCACTTTTCCTGAATATCAGAAAGGGTTATGTTGCGTTCCAGAGGGTGATCCTCAGaactgttaatgttaatgtcaaGACGTGGAGGATGGCAGAGGTGAGGCCTGTCAAGACAAGAGCAAGGGAACAAACAGAACACATTACTTAA